One genomic window of Candidatus Zymogenus saltonus includes the following:
- a CDS encoding EFR1 family ferrodoxin (N-terminal region resembles flavodoxins. C-terminal ferrodoxin region binds two 4Fe-4S clusters.), which produces MTKKKNDRRALVCWYSQTGHTKRYGKLIARVFKDSGVKTDALAIGEVDPAGAVRYDIVVAGTPVFYYDVPENVSNWAASIKDLNGASVASFATFGGDGGNQHNTAVELLRRLSKKGGVPVGAATFGNMSSYAPTWSLGNERRILKFSHLPNEATYESVREFAKQILKNVEDGVEIKARKKLDINELFKYLPMIWISKLITGTHTIDKNLCTECEICVKGCPVGAIDLSRFSVNTKRCIACLGCVNNCPAGAVVMTFMGKKVYGFKEFLKLNGIRIAEP; this is translated from the coding sequence TTGACCAAAAAGAAAAATGACAGGCGCGCTCTCGTCTGCTGGTACAGCCAGACGGGACACACGAAGAGATACGGAAAGCTCATAGCGAGGGTTTTTAAGGATTCGGGCGTCAAAACGGACGCCCTCGCGATAGGCGAGGTCGACCCCGCGGGTGCCGTTCGATACGACATCGTAGTCGCCGGAACGCCGGTCTTCTACTACGACGTCCCGGAAAACGTGAGTAATTGGGCCGCGTCGATTAAAGACCTCAATGGCGCCTCGGTGGCGTCATTCGCCACGTTCGGGGGCGACGGGGGAAACCAGCACAACACCGCCGTAGAGCTTTTGAGGCGGTTATCTAAAAAGGGTGGGGTCCCGGTCGGCGCGGCCACGTTCGGGAACATGTCTTCCTACGCCCCCACATGGTCTTTGGGAAACGAGAGGCGAATATTGAAATTCAGCCACCTCCCTAACGAGGCGACCTACGAAAGTGTGAGGGAGTTTGCGAAACAAATCCTGAAAAACGTCGAAGACGGAGTGGAGATCAAGGCGAGGAAGAAGCTCGATATAAACGAGTTGTTCAAATATCTTCCGATGATATGGATAAGCAAATTAATCACCGGGACCCACACGATAGACAAGAACCTCTGCACCGAATGCGAGATCTGCGTGAAGGGGTGCCCCGTAGGGGCGATAGACCTCTCCCGCTTCAGCGTGAACACAAAGAGGTGCATCGCCTGCCTGGGATGCGTCAACAACTGTCCCGCCGGTGCCGTCGTCATGACGTTCATGGGGAAAAAGGTCTACGGCTTTAAGGAGTTTCTCAAACTTAACGGGATAAGGATTGCCGAGCCGTAA